The Cucurbita pepo subsp. pepo cultivar mu-cu-16 chromosome LG08, ASM280686v2, whole genome shotgun sequence genome contains a region encoding:
- the LOC111801155 gene encoding light-mediated development protein DET1-like isoform X2 — MYRSNNVAARIFDRQIVTPPPGTSFHCVRRFYENIVPNHTVYDVECPDHSFRKFTVDGEYLITFSRNHRDLNVYRPKWLSFSYKGDEIDTFLDFPSNAQKFESFFNLIYSVSLASCNELICKDFFIYMESNRFGLFATSTAQIQDAPAVGGAVPGIPSIEKITFHLLRLEDGEILDAKVFVNDFVNLAHNTGVFLYDDLLAIVSVRYQIIHILQIRDSGHLVDVRALGAFCREDDELFLHSSTQYVGVAERSRLHAGDVENGYHHSPSNDNSFLSGLKQRLLSFIFRRIGNEETDHRLRVQCLTKNFYFHFQDYIDLIIWKVSRMADHHRAFFAVYDMETTEIVAFFQNSTDDIYVLFERFCNHFHAASRNSLCLNFISSHSNNIHAQEQLRSLKNKAVSYSQFVKKMLLSLPFNCQSQSPSPYFDLSLFRYDEKLISATDRHRQSTDHPIKFILRRSPYSLKFKIKSGPEGGITDGRTKGVSSFLFHPFLPLVLSIQQTTYLLPSVVNIHFRI, encoded by the exons ATGTATAGAAGCAACAATGTTGCTGCTAGGATCTTCGATCGCCAAATCGTCACTCCTCCTCCTGGAACCAGC TTTCATTGTGTTAGGCGATTCTATGAGAATATAGTTCCGAATCATACGGTATACGACGTTGAGTGTCCGGACCATTCCTTTCGCAAGTTTACCGTTGACGGTGAATACCTAATTACGTTCAGCAGGAATCATCGCGATTTGAATGTTTACCGCCCGAAATGGCTCTCGTTTTCTTACAAAGGAGATGAAATTGATACGTTTCTGGACTTTCCTTCCAATGCTCAGAAGTTTGAGAGCTTTTTCAACCTGATTTATTCCGTCTCCCTTGCGTCCTGCAATGAGCTTATCTGTAAGGACTTCTTTATTTACATGGAGAGTAACCGATTTGGGCTTTTTGCTACCTCCACTGCTCAAATCCAAGATGCTCCGGCCGTCGGTGGTGCTGTTCCGGGAATTCCTTCTATAGAGAAGATTACGTTTCATCTCCTGAG ACTAGAGGATGGAGAAATTCTTGACGCGAAGGTGTTCGTCAACGATTTTGTGAATTTGGCTCACAATACGGGCGTCTTTCTCTACGATGATCTATTGGCGATTGTATCGGTACGCTACCAGATTATACATATTCTTCAAATTAGAGATTCCGGCCACCTTGTTGATGTACGAGCTCTAGGCGCTTTTTGTCGTGAAGACGATGAACTTTTTCTCCATTCTAGCACTCAG TATGTGGGGGTAGCTGAAAGAAGCAGATTGCATGCGGGTGATGTTGAGAATGGCTACCATCATAGCCCGTCCAATGACAACTCTTTTCTGAGTGGCCTCAAACAGCGGTTGCTATCATTTATTTTCCGCCGAATAGGGAACGAAGAAACAGATCATCGCTTG AGAGTTCAGTGTTTGACGAAGAATTTctactttcattttcaagACTACATCGACTTGATTATTTGGAAG GTTTCACGAATGGCCGATCACCACCGGGCATTTTTTGCTGTGTATGACATGGAGACCACTGAAATTGTTGCTTTTTTTCAG AATTCAACAGACGACATTTACGTTCTTTTCGAGCGTTTTTGTAATCACTTCCATGCAGCATCAAGAAATTCATTGTGCTTGAATTTCATATCATCACACTCCAATAACATTCATGCTCAAGAACAACTGAGAAGCTTGAAAAATAAAGCAGTCAGCTATTCACAG tttgtgaagaagatgctgTTATCTTTACCGTTCAATTGCCAATCACAAAGCCCATCTCCCTACTTTGACCTATCTCTTTTTCGGTACGAtgaaaag TTGATTTCTGCCACGGATCGGCACAGACAATCAACAGATCATcctataaagtttattttaaggCGATCACCTTATTccctcaaattcaaaattaaatcag GTCCAGAAGGAGGGATAACAGATGGACGAACAAAAGGGGtatcatcttttctttttcatccttttttaCCACTCGTTCTCTCCATCCAACAGACCACCTACTTGCTTCCTTCTGTGGTCAATATTCACTTCcggatataa
- the LOC111799843 gene encoding cyclin-U4-1-like, with protein MAELEDPTVMPKLINFLSCLLQRVAESNDQNLSVHLQHHKISAFHGLTRPAISIQSYLDRIFKYANCSPCCFVVAYIYLDRFVQRQPSLPINSFNVHRLLITSVLVSAKFMDDTYYNNAYYAKVGGISTAEINFLEVDFLFGLGFHLNVTPNTFHSYYSYLQRQMLLLQPPVSSASAKSELTLTARALKPHFCFDEDEASHKKQPLAAV; from the exons ATGGCGGAGCTAGAGGACCCGACTGTGATGCCGAAACTgatcaattttctctcttgtcTTCTTCAAAGAGTGGCTGAATCCAACGATCAAAACCTCTCTGTTCATCTTCAACATCACAAAATCTCAGCCTTCCATGGCTTAACTCGTCCCGCCATTTCAATCCAAAGCTACTTGGATAGGATCTTTAAGTACGCCAATTGCAGTCCCTGTTGCTTCGTCGTTGCCTACATTTATCTCGATCGCTTTGTTCAAAGGCAGCCCTCGCTGCCCATCAATTCCTTCAATGTTCATCGCTTGCTCATCACTAGCGTTCTTGTTTCTGCTAAATTTATGGATGATAC GTACTATAACAATGCATATTATGCAAAAGTGGGAGGGATCAGCACAGCGGAAATAAACTTTCTTGAAGTGGATTTCTTGTTTGGTTTGGGCTTTCATTTGAATGTCACTCCCAACACTTTCCATTCCTATTACTCATATCTTCAAAGACAAATGCTTCTGCTACAGCCTCCTGTCAGTAGCGCTTCTGCAAAATCAGAGCTGACTCTTACAGCCAGAGCTCTGAAACCCCACTTTTgttttgatgaagatgaagcttCCCATAAGAAGCAACCGCTTGCAGCTGTTTGA
- the LOC111799635 gene encoding uncharacterized protein LOC111799635 — MSKLSATLRLFDAHCHLQDPRIFDKAPQLISTAVDSGVLRFAVNGISEKDWHLVKQLSELHPCIIPSFGLHPWYVPERTTGWLEKLKEFFEAVPTAAVGEIGLDRGSKGKEINFIDQVEVFRQQLELAKSLERPASIHCVRAFGDLLQIMKSMGPFPAGFILHSYLGSAQMVPEFSKLGAYFSFSGFLMSMEAKKAKKMLKMVPSDRILLETDAPDALPKSKLDSLYFVEGDPSLPECLKTQEQSAAQTGSQQSTLPGSSTDASTLPKGTLNHPANIQNVLVYVASLLEISKEELAELSYRNAERLFSFTGLETS; from the exons ATGTCTAAATTATCTGCCACACTGAGACTATTTGATGCACATTGTCATCTCCAAGATCCAAGAATATTTGATAAAGCACCTCAATTAATTAGCACAGCAGTGGATTCTGGAGTTCTGCGTTTTGCTGTTAATGGAATCTCTGAG AAAGACTGGCATTTGGTGAAGCAGCTGAGTGAATTACATCCTTGCATCATTCCATCCTTTGGTCTTCATCCCTG GTATGTTCCTGAAAGAACTACTGGCTGGCTAGAAAAACTTAAGGAATTTTTTGAAGCAGTACCAACCGCAGCAGTTGGAGAG ATTGGTCTGGACAGAGGttcaaaaggaaaggaaatcaattttatagaTCAG GTTGAGGTCTTCCGGCAACAACTTGAGCTTGCCAAGTCTTTAGAAAGACCAGCATCCATCCATTGTGTACGTGCTTTTGGTGATCTCCTTCAGATAATGAA ATCTATGGGACCTTTTCCTGCTGGTTTCATTCTGCATTCTTATCTTGGATCTGCTCAGATGGTTCCTGAGTTCTCCAAGCTAGGTGCTTACTTCTCATTTTCGGGTTTTCTCATGTCCATGGAGGCAAAGAAGGCAAAGAAAATGCTGAAAATG GTGCCCTCGGATAGGATTTTGTTGGAGACTGATGCGCCTGATGCACTTCCTAAGTCAAAGTTAGACTCCCTCTATTTTGTTGAAGGCGATCCTTCTCTTCCCGAATGTCTGAAGACCCAAGAACAATCTGCTGCCCAAACAGGCTCACAACAAAGTACATTGCCTGGTTCTTCCACCGATGCATCAACACTGCCAAAAGGGACTCTCAATCATCCAGCAAACATCCAAAAT GTCCTTGTTTATGTTGCATCTTTGTTGGAAATCAGCAAAGAAGAACTTGCTGAATTGAGTTATAGAAATGCAGAGCGTTTATTCTCTTTCACAGGTCTAGAAACTTCTTAG
- the LOC111800076 gene encoding replication factor C subunit 3-like: MVGSIEVKVKESSHCVEVNLSQTKGFEKQVIDQLIKETQSPLPCNHARCRGILLCEADQLSNETLMYVKWAIERNKGCSKIFFCCSDVSKLLLLSSFCTHVHLSPPSKQEIVEVLEYIAKQQEFDLSRRMAERIADNSKNNLRQAIRSLEASWKKSRLFEEDENKLLTGWEDDIADVAKKIVEEQSPKHCVTWQSEMVGSIEVKVKESSHCVEVNLSQTKGFEKQVIDQLIKETQSPLPCNHARCRGILLCEADQLSNETLMYVKWAIERNKGCSKIFFCCSDVSKLLLLSSFCTHVHLSPPSKQEIVEVLEYIAKQQEFDLSRRMAERIADNSKNNLRQAIRSLEASWKKSRLFEEDENKLLTGWEDDIADVAKKIVEEQSPKQLYIVRGKLKKLIEYDVSPNFIFKTLVDELKKFLDEELQRRVESFYADYNKMEEKPFVTEKGYGEEAVIKELHDPMRKNVNHFLKIEEFIAKFMSCYKGEANKKNYLPT; encoded by the exons ATGGTGGGGAGCATTGAAGTAAAGGTGAAGGAATCATCCCACTGTGTGGAAGTCAATCTCTCACAAACCAAAGGCTTTGAGAAACAAGTCATTGACCAGCTCATCAAAGAAACTCAATCCCCTTTGCCATGTAATCATGCCAGATGTCGAG GGATATTGTTATGTGAAGCAGATCAGCTATCAAATGAAACCCTAATGTACGTAAAATGGGCAATTGAGAGGAACAAAGGGTGCAGCAAAATCTTCTTCTGTTGCTCTGATGTCTctaagcttcttcttcttagcTCTTTCTGCACTCACGTTCATCTCTCCCCACCTTCAAAGCAAGAG ATAGTGGAAGTTCTGGAATACATAGCAAAACAACAAGAATTCGACTTGTCGCGTCGAATGGCAGAGAGAATCGCCGACAATTCCAAGAACAACCTCCGACAAGCCATTCGATCTTTGGAGGCTTCGTGGAAAAAAAG TCGATtgtttgaagaagatgagaataaATTGTTGACGGGTTGGGAAGATGATATTGCAGATGTTGCTAAGAAGATCGTCGAGGAGCAAAGCCCAAAACA CTGTGTGACGTGGCAGAGTGAAATGGTGGGGAGCATTGAAGTAAAGGTGAAGGAATCATCCCACTGTGTGGAAGTCAATCTCTCACAAACCAAAGGCTTTGAGAAACAAGTCATTGACCAGCTCATCAAAGAAACTCAATCCCCTTTGCCATGTAATCATGCCAGATGTCGAG GGATATTGTTATGTGAAGCAGATCAGCTATCAAATGAAACCCTAATGTACGTAAAATGGGCAATTGAGAGGAACAAAGGGTGCAGCAAAATCTTCTTCTGTTGCTCTGATGTCTctaagcttcttcttcttagcTCTTTCTGCACTCACGTTCATCTCTCCCCACCTTCAAAGCAAGAG ATAGTGGAAGTTCTGGAATACATAGCAAAACAACAAGAATTCGACTTGTCGCGTCGAATGGCAGAGAGAATCGCCGACAATTCCAAGAACAACCTCCGACAAGCCATTCGATCTTTGGAGGCTTCGTGGAAAAAAAG TCGATtgtttgaagaagatgagaataaATTGTTGACGGGTTGGGAAGATGATATTGCAGATGTTGCTAAGAAGATCGTCGAGGAGCAAAGCCCAAAACA GCTGTATATTGTTCGTGGAAAGCTAAAAAAGCTTATTGAATACGATGTCTCCcccaatttcatttttaag ACTCTAGTAGACGAATTAAAGAAGTTCTTGGACGAAGAATTACAGCGTCGAGTCGAAAGTTTCTATGCCGATTATAAc aaaatggaggaaaaacCATTTGTCACTGAAAAAGGCTATGGGGAAGAAGCAGTGATCAAAGAGCTGCATGATCCTATGAGAAAGAACGTTAACCACTTCTTGAAGATTGAag AATTCATAGCGAAGTTCATGAGCTGCTATAAGGGAGAagcaaataagaaaaattatttgccgacatga
- the LOC111800453 gene encoding pentatricopeptide repeat-containing protein At1g02150 encodes MLLQTSVHHCNVSLSSSTSYSHKLPPVIQSQAFFRNVNYRRLPLSITCSVSQTHSYGTVDFERRPMVKWNAIYRRISLMENPELGSASVLNQWENEGKKITKWEIFRVIKELRKYRRYERALEIYDWMSNRGETFKLTASDAAIQLDLISKVYGIASAEDYFVRLPKNLKDRRTYGALLNAYVKARQREKAESLLAKMRTKGYAIHTLSFNVMMTLYVNFKEYEKVESLVSEMIEKGIRLDIYSYNIWISSRGLQGSIEKMEEVYERMKQDRTINANWTTFSTMATMYIKTGMIEKAEECLRRVESRIVGRDRIPFHYLMSLYGSVGNKEETYRVWKVYKTIFPTIPNLGYHAIISALIRAGDIEGAEKIYEEWLSVKTAYDPRIANLFMGWYVKEGMSSKAESFFNHMVEAGGKPNSSSWEILADGLSKEGRVSDALASWKEAFSAEGSRTWRPKHFKVLAFFNLCEKEGDIASKEVLVGLLRQSKCLQDKAYVSLIGLSDETIDNDVVSGEGSNIDDESDKTVYESDDSEMLLEM; translated from the exons ATGCTTCTCCAAACTTCCGTTCACCACTGCAatgtctctctctcctcttcaactTCTTATTCGCATAAATTGCCGCCTGTAATTCAATCTCAGGCTTTTTTCCGGAATGTAAATTATCGGAGGCTTCCACTCTCCATAACCTGCTCAGTTTCCCAAACTCATAGCTATGGAACTGTGGATTTCGAGCGAAGGCCTATGGTGAAATGGAACGCTATTTACAGAAGGATATCGCTGATGGAAAATCCTGAGTTAGGCTCTGCGAGTGTACTGAACCAGTGGGAGAACGAGGGCAAAAAGATTACGAAATGGGAGATTTTTCGAGTCATTAAGGAGTTGAGAAAGTACAGGCGCTATGAAAGGGCTTTGGAG aTATATGATTGGATGAGCAATAGAGGAGAGACATTTAAATTAACAGCTAGTGATGCTGCTATACAATTGGATCTTATTTCAAAAGTCTATGGAATTGCGAGTGCTGAAGATTACTTCGTAAGGTTgcctaaaaatttgaaggataGAAGAACATATGGAGCTCTTCTGAATGCCTATGTGAAAGCAAGACAGAGAGAAAAGGCAGAATCTCTACTTGCAAAAATGAGAACTAAAGGTTATGCGATTCACACGCTTTCGTTCAATGTAATGATGACTCTCTACGTGAACTTCAAAGAGTACGAGAAAGTCGAGTCGTTAGTGTCGGAAATGATAGAAAAGGGCATTCGCCTTGACATTTACTCGTATAATATATGGATATCATCTCGTGGATTACAAGGATCGattgagaaaatggaagaagtgTATGAGCGGATGAAGCAAGACAGGACCATCAATGCTAATTGGACTACATTCAGTACCATGGCCACGATGTATATTAAGACGGGAATGATCGAAAAGGCTGAAGAATGCTTGAGGAGGGTCGAAAGTAGAATTGTTGGTCGGGATCGAATACCGTTTCATTATCTGATGAGTTTGTATGGTAGTGTTGGTAACAAAGAAGAAACTTATCGAGTGTGGAAGGTTTACAAAACTATTTTCCCGACCATTCCAAATTTGGGATACCATGCTATAATCTCTGCTCTAATCAGGGCAGGTGACATTGAAGGTGCCGAAAAAATTTACGAGGAGTGGCTATCCGTTAAGACAGCGTACGACCCTAGAATTGCCAATCTTTTCATGGGGTGGTATGTTAAGGAAGGCATGTCGAGCAAAGCTGAGAGCTTCTTTAATCACATGGTTGAAGCTGGGGGAAAGCCAAATTCGAGTTCATGGGAGATTCTCGCCGATGGGCTTTCGAAAGAGGGTCGGGTTTCTGACGCTTTAGCTAGTTGGAAAGAAGCGTTTTCTGCCGAGGGTTCGAGGACTTGGAGGCCAAAGCACTTTAAGGTGTTGGCTTTCTTCAACCTCTGTGAGAAAGAAGGCGACATCGCCAGCAAGGAGGTTCTTGTTGGATTGTTAAGGCAGTCGAAATGTCTTCAAGACAAAGCATATGTATCACTCATTGGTTTGTCGGATGAGACAATCGACAACGATGTAGTTTCGGGGGAAGGTAGCAATATCGACGACGAAAGTGACAAAACCGTGTACGAGTCTGATGATTCTGAGATGCTTCTCGAGATGTGA
- the LOC111801155 gene encoding light-mediated development protein DET1-like isoform X1: MYRSNNVAARIFDRQIVTPPPGTSFHCVRRFYENIVPNHTVYDVECPDHSFRKFTVDGEYLITFSRNHRDLNVYRPKWLSFSYKGDEIDTFLDFPSNAQKFESFFNLIYSVSLASCNELICKDFFIYMESNRFGLFATSTAQIQDAPAVGGAVPGIPSIEKITFHLLRLEDGEILDAKVFVNDFVNLAHNTGVFLYDDLLAIVSVRYQIIHILQIRDSGHLVDVRALGAFCREDDELFLHSSTQYVGVAERSRLHAGDVENGYHHSPSNDNSFLSGLKQRLLSFIFRRIGNEETDHRLRVQCLTKNFYFHFQDYIDLIIWKVQFLDRQHLLLKLGSVDGWVSRMADHHRAFFAVYDMETTEIVAFFQNSTDDIYVLFERFCNHFHAASRNSLCLNFISSHSNNIHAQEQLRSLKNKAVSYSQFVKKMLLSLPFNCQSQSPSPYFDLSLFRYDEKLISATDRHRQSTDHPIKFILRRSPYSLKFKIKSGPEGGITDGRTKGVSSFLFHPFLPLVLSIQQTTYLLPSVVNIHFRI, encoded by the exons ATGTATAGAAGCAACAATGTTGCTGCTAGGATCTTCGATCGCCAAATCGTCACTCCTCCTCCTGGAACCAGC TTTCATTGTGTTAGGCGATTCTATGAGAATATAGTTCCGAATCATACGGTATACGACGTTGAGTGTCCGGACCATTCCTTTCGCAAGTTTACCGTTGACGGTGAATACCTAATTACGTTCAGCAGGAATCATCGCGATTTGAATGTTTACCGCCCGAAATGGCTCTCGTTTTCTTACAAAGGAGATGAAATTGATACGTTTCTGGACTTTCCTTCCAATGCTCAGAAGTTTGAGAGCTTTTTCAACCTGATTTATTCCGTCTCCCTTGCGTCCTGCAATGAGCTTATCTGTAAGGACTTCTTTATTTACATGGAGAGTAACCGATTTGGGCTTTTTGCTACCTCCACTGCTCAAATCCAAGATGCTCCGGCCGTCGGTGGTGCTGTTCCGGGAATTCCTTCTATAGAGAAGATTACGTTTCATCTCCTGAG ACTAGAGGATGGAGAAATTCTTGACGCGAAGGTGTTCGTCAACGATTTTGTGAATTTGGCTCACAATACGGGCGTCTTTCTCTACGATGATCTATTGGCGATTGTATCGGTACGCTACCAGATTATACATATTCTTCAAATTAGAGATTCCGGCCACCTTGTTGATGTACGAGCTCTAGGCGCTTTTTGTCGTGAAGACGATGAACTTTTTCTCCATTCTAGCACTCAG TATGTGGGGGTAGCTGAAAGAAGCAGATTGCATGCGGGTGATGTTGAGAATGGCTACCATCATAGCCCGTCCAATGACAACTCTTTTCTGAGTGGCCTCAAACAGCGGTTGCTATCATTTATTTTCCGCCGAATAGGGAACGAAGAAACAGATCATCGCTTG AGAGTTCAGTGTTTGACGAAGAATTTctactttcattttcaagACTACATCGACTTGATTATTTGGAAG GTACAATTCTTGGACCGTCAACACTTACTGCTCAAGCTTGGTAGCGTAGATGGATGG GTTTCACGAATGGCCGATCACCACCGGGCATTTTTTGCTGTGTATGACATGGAGACCACTGAAATTGTTGCTTTTTTTCAG AATTCAACAGACGACATTTACGTTCTTTTCGAGCGTTTTTGTAATCACTTCCATGCAGCATCAAGAAATTCATTGTGCTTGAATTTCATATCATCACACTCCAATAACATTCATGCTCAAGAACAACTGAGAAGCTTGAAAAATAAAGCAGTCAGCTATTCACAG tttgtgaagaagatgctgTTATCTTTACCGTTCAATTGCCAATCACAAAGCCCATCTCCCTACTTTGACCTATCTCTTTTTCGGTACGAtgaaaag TTGATTTCTGCCACGGATCGGCACAGACAATCAACAGATCATcctataaagtttattttaaggCGATCACCTTATTccctcaaattcaaaattaaatcag GTCCAGAAGGAGGGATAACAGATGGACGAACAAAAGGGGtatcatcttttctttttcatccttttttaCCACTCGTTCTCTCCATCCAACAGACCACCTACTTGCTTCCTTCTGTGGTCAATATTCACTTCcggatataa